The Sphaerochaeta globosa str. Buddy region TTTTCATTGTTTGTTTTCCTCCGGGAATTCTTGTTGTGTATCGATATTAATATACTGTTTTCCCTCTCTAAGGGTCAACGTATATACTTATGATTTAACCACCAATTTCAATTGAATGATCTTGTGGCCGTCGATATCCTCGACGGTAAAAATAGCTTCATCATCTTCGACAGATTCATCCTTAAGGGGAATCCTGCCGAACAGTTCAAATACATAGCCACCAATGGTCTCAAACTCTTCCTCGGAGAGGTGGAGCCCGACCGACTCGTTGACTTCCTCTATGGATGTTCGTGCTTCAACGACAAAGGTATTGTCGTCAAGTTTACAAATTCCATCGTCTTCATCCTCATCGAATTCATCCTGGATTTCGCCAACGATTACCTCAAGAATGTCTTCCATGCAGACTATGCCGCTGACTCCACCGTACTCATCGATAGCGATGGCAATATGGACCTTTCTCAGTTTGAATTCCCTGAGTAAATCATCCAAGTGCTTGCTTTCAGGAATAAAATAGGGCTTACGCATCAACGCCTTGGCATTGAACCCATTCTCGATGCCATGCCTGAGAATATCCTTGGCATACAACACGCCGACAATATTGTCGATGGTCTGTTCATAGACCGGATAGCGTGAATACCCTTGTTCCTGGATAATCGTATAGAGATCATCCACATTGATATCGCTGCTGATAAACTGGACATCCACCCGAGGAACCATAATCTCCTTGACCGTTTTGTCCCTCAGTTCCCGTATGCCCTCTATCATGGTCTGCCGTTCTTCCAAATCTACCTTGGACTGCAACTCACGATCTTTGCCATCCAAGCTTTTCTTGAACAGACCTCTCCATGGCAAGCTCAACGTTTGCTCCCCCTCACTTGCTGTAGCAGTTGCTCTTGTTTCACCAACATCGGTTCATCAGCGTCATTGGTATGATGATCTTCACCCAATAGGTGCAAAAGACCATGAATCAACAGACGATGCAACTCCTCATCTGGTTCTACACTAAAGGATAGTGCGTTTCTTTTCAAGGTATCAAGAGAAATAACCATGTCTCCAAGGACACGAATTTCTTGAGGAAGTGATTCCGTTTCTTCAAAGACAACCTCAGGCCAGGAAAAATCTTCCACATCATCTTCCTGGACAAATGATAGAATATCCGTCGGTTCATCCTTGTCCCGATACGTCTTGTTCAATTCCTGCATAGCTGCATCACTGACAAAACTGACTGAAAACTCACAGCTTCCCTGTCCAAGCAAAACCAGCACTTCTTCCAAACGGTCTATGACACGCTGCTGGTCCACTTCCTGTACATACGATTCAATTTCATAACTCACATCGATATAATACGTTTCCAAGCCTCTATTCTCCCCTAGTCTTTGGTTCTTGTTCTTCTGGATATTCAATTCTATGGTGATCACGTCCGATCAAAGTCTGGACAAAGGCATCCTCAATATGATCGAGATCGGTTATGGAAAGTTGTGAATCCTTGAGTTGATCCCGTTCAAACTTCCCCATAATGATGGCATGCACCAACTTCTGATATTTTGAATGATTTGGTTTCTTAATGGTTCTACTGGCAGCTTCAACACAGTCAGCAAGCATCACTATTGCCGATTCCGGGAAGGTGGGCGGATTTCCCGTATAGGAATAGTCATCAGCTTTAACTTCAACTCCGGCAAGCAGAGCCTGCTCTTTTGCCTCATTATAAAAAAACTGGATAATATCGTTGCCATGGTGTTGGGCGATGATATCCAATACTTCCTGGGGAAGACCGGCATCCCTACCCTTTTCAAGGCCAAGTTTCACATGGCTTTTGATGATGGCCGCCGACAAGCTCGGCTTTATGTCATCGTGCTTGTTCTCAGTCCCTTGGTTTTCGATGAAGTACTCAGGATGATCAGACTTTCCAATGTCATGGTAAATACCACCGACTCGTGCAAGCATGGCATTTGCCCCAATTGCTTTTGCAGCCTGATATGCAAGATCGGAAACATACCGCGAATGATTATAGGTACCTTGTGCAACGGTTCCAAGTCGGTCGAGGACGGGACTGTCTGAAAATGCAAGTTCACTAAGGCGATAGGAGGTGGGAATATTGAACATACGCTCACACAGCGGAACCAATGCCTCCACCAACACCAGACTTATAGTGATATTGAGAATCATACCCCCAATCAAAGGTAGTACCGAATGAAGGGAGAGTCCTATTAATAAATTCAATGAAAGGGCGGCAA contains the following coding sequences:
- a CDS encoding hemolysin family protein; this translates as MSLPWRGLFKKSLDGKDRELQSKVDLEERQTMIEGIRELRDKTVKEIMVPRVDVQFISSDINVDDLYTIIQEQGYSRYPVYEQTIDNIVGVLYAKDILRHGIENGFNAKALMRKPYFIPESKHLDDLLREFKLRKVHIAIAIDEYGGVSGIVCMEDILEVIVGEIQDEFDEDEDDGICKLDDNTFVVEARTSIEEVNESVGLHLSEEEFETIGGYVFELFGRIPLKDESVEDDEAIFTVEDIDGHKIIQLKLVVKS
- the ybeY gene encoding rRNA maturation RNase YbeY: METYYIDVSYEIESYVQEVDQQRVIDRLEEVLVLLGQGSCEFSVSFVSDAAMQELNKTYRDKDEPTDILSFVQEDDVEDFSWPEVVFEETESLPQEIRVLGDMVISLDTLKRNALSFSVEPDEELHRLLIHGLLHLLGEDHHTNDADEPMLVKQEQLLQQVRGSKR